Proteins from a single region of Dehalococcoidales bacterium:
- a CDS encoding Zn-dependent alcohol dehydrogenase, whose amino-acid sequence MKAAVLHEYGKPLVIEEVTLDKPGQGDVKIRIAAAAICHSDIHSIKGEHGSPPLPAIPGHEICGYVEEVGEGVEYVKPGDKVIASIIPEGCGHCYYCRTGYSNQCMNNHIMLYTKGRYVDAQGRRLTQFAGAVAGFAEYSVIPEMNLVKVPEDLPVDRACLLGCGVVSGYGAVVYRANVTLNSSIAVIGCGGVGLNAIQAAVLSGAYPIIAVDVIDSKLERAKAFGATHAVNTRQEKDPVRKIFEITYGRGADNVIICVAGIDILRQGFMMSAQAGTTVIIGHGFGEQLTAFAPTDFMMGKKLTGSAIGAVRLRLDITRLIELYQAGRYKLDELISTRFPFKKINEALESSAQGDALRNVIMFE is encoded by the coding sequence ATGAAAGCAGCAGTTTTACACGAATACGGTAAACCTCTGGTCATAGAGGAAGTAACCCTGGACAAGCCCGGCCAAGGCGATGTCAAAATACGCATCGCGGCGGCGGCCATCTGCCACAGTGATATCCACTCCATCAAGGGGGAGCACGGCAGCCCGCCCCTCCCCGCCATCCCCGGCCACGAAATCTGCGGCTACGTGGAGGAGGTCGGTGAGGGTGTGGAATACGTAAAACCCGGCGATAAGGTGATTGCCAGCATTATTCCGGAAGGCTGCGGGCACTGCTACTACTGCCGCACCGGCTATTCCAACCAGTGCATGAACAACCACATCATGCTCTATACCAAGGGCCGCTACGTGGACGCCCAGGGCCGCCGGCTTACCCAGTTCGCCGGAGCGGTAGCCGGTTTCGCGGAATACTCCGTCATACCGGAAATGAACCTGGTGAAAGTGCCGGAAGACCTGCCGGTGGACCGGGCCTGCCTGCTGGGCTGTGGCGTGGTGTCCGGCTACGGGGCGGTGGTGTACCGCGCCAACGTCACGCTGAACAGCAGCATCGCCGTTATCGGCTGCGGCGGGGTGGGGCTTAACGCCATCCAGGCCGCCGTGCTTTCCGGCGCTTACCCCATTATCGCGGTGGATGTTATCGATAGCAAGCTGGAAAGGGCCAAAGCTTTCGGGGCGACGCACGCGGTCAACACCCGGCAGGAAAAAGACCCGGTGCGCAAGATATTCGAGATTACCTACGGCCGCGGCGCGGACAACGTTATCATCTGCGTGGCCGGCATCGATATCCTGCGGCAGGGCTTCATGATGTCCGCCCAGGCCGGCACGACGGTTATCATCGGGCACGGCTTCGGCGAGCAGCTGACCGCCTTCGCGCCCACGGACTTTATGATGGGTAAAAAGCTGACCGGCAGCGCTATCGGCGCCGTGCGCCTCCGCCTGGATATCACCCGCCTTATCGAGCTTTACCAGGCCGGGCGCTACAAGCTGGACGAGCTTATCTCCACCCGCTTCCCCTTCAAGAAGATTAACGAAGCGCTGGAGTCCTCGGCCCAGGGCGACGCCCTCCGCAACGTAATCATGTTCGAATAG
- the iorA gene encoding indolepyruvate ferredoxin oxidoreductase subunit alpha: MNKVAEVTLTSDAPGVSLFMLGNEAIARGAIEAGVQVVAAYPGTPSSEITETLVNNSKNTGMYAEWSINEKVAFEVAMAAAMSGMRSLTIMKHVGANVAHDPLMSASYMGLPGFVMISADDPGQWSSQNEQDNRYLARQAYIPVLEPCSAQEAKDMMVDAYRLSEEFGQMFMLRSVTRIGHARSDVVLGGIEAEKRPANFVRNFQKYVCLPANYRGNRRLLIKRLESIKGAMDTLPYNHLALKQGAKLGVIACGISYGYALEAVKWLGLEDKVSVLKIGTPYPMPEKLTLQLLKSVSEVLVVEELEPFVEDAVKVLAKDNDITAKIHGKDLLSLAGELSVRQAAEALSKLTGVKPPVDFAEIDKLARETASLLPLRPPTMCAGCPHRASVYAINIAARRYQQATGKEPVKTGDIGCYALAANPPLSSDDAAVCMGGSFGLANGFAHVLDVPVIAHLGDSTFFHSGIPPMINAVYNKSKMVMVVLDNSTTGMTGFQPHPGATGDPNLDIKIEDIARASGVKFVEVVDAFDLPKLIDTMERAIKFEGPSMVIARRLCNILDQREKRKSGEKTLPYVVDPQKCMSGAPPACQATCPLHIDIRGYVGLIKDGRFDEALALIKQSLPFPSIIGRICTHPCETKCKRSEVEEAISINALKRAAADFGKYTDDLTVPAGKKEKVAVVGGGPAGIMAAYDLRKAGYKVTVFEALDKLGGMMAVGIPEFRLPRDILAKETDIIKKLGVEIKLNSRVGKDVKLADLKKEYNAVFLAVGAHKGRRLGIENDSAAGVIDGTEFLHKVNTGEKIKAEDKVVVVGGGNVAIDCARTCLRLGFKDVNIVYRRSRQEMPAIADEVIEAEHEGVKLTLLAGPSKVVVKNDKVAGLECVKMQLGEPDASGRRRPVPVKGSESVVETGLIIAAVGEEPDLAFMGGEMAAAVNGAFIQADPLTLATNVKGVFAGGDAVTGAATVIQALAAGRKAAKSIDKYFKGEPLDQGREGEEVFESKLIIDTWDVAKESRAAVPVLPVAQRKGNFKEVETGLTREKAISEAQRCLTCDCHICINLLGCPALITDKGKVAVDAAGCPGCGVCAQVCPFDAIKPGE, from the coding sequence TTGAACAAGGTAGCTGAAGTAACTTTAACGTCCGATGCCCCCGGCGTCAGCCTGTTCATGCTGGGCAACGAGGCTATAGCGCGGGGCGCTATCGAGGCGGGCGTCCAGGTGGTGGCGGCTTACCCCGGCACGCCGTCCAGTGAAATCACCGAGACGCTGGTCAATAACTCTAAAAACACCGGCATGTACGCCGAGTGGTCTATCAATGAAAAGGTGGCTTTTGAGGTGGCCATGGCCGCCGCCATGAGCGGCATGAGGTCGCTGACTATTATGAAGCACGTCGGCGCCAACGTGGCCCACGACCCCCTGATGTCCGCCAGCTACATGGGGCTGCCCGGCTTCGTGATGATATCCGCCGACGACCCCGGCCAGTGGAGCTCCCAGAACGAGCAGGACAACCGCTACCTGGCCCGCCAGGCCTACATCCCGGTGCTGGAGCCCTGCTCTGCCCAGGAAGCCAAGGACATGATGGTGGACGCCTACCGCCTTTCCGAGGAGTTCGGCCAGATGTTCATGCTGCGGTCGGTCACCCGCATCGGCCACGCCCGCAGTGACGTGGTACTGGGGGGAATCGAAGCGGAAAAACGCCCGGCCAACTTCGTGCGGAACTTCCAGAAATACGTTTGCCTCCCCGCCAACTACCGCGGCAACCGCCGCCTGCTGATCAAGCGGCTGGAAAGTATCAAGGGCGCGATGGACACCCTGCCCTATAACCACCTCGCCCTCAAGCAGGGCGCCAAACTGGGCGTGATTGCCTGCGGCATCTCCTACGGCTACGCCCTGGAAGCCGTCAAATGGCTGGGACTGGAAGACAAGGTGTCCGTCCTGAAAATAGGCACGCCTTACCCGATGCCGGAAAAGCTTACCCTCCAGCTATTAAAGTCCGTGTCCGAGGTGCTGGTGGTGGAGGAGCTGGAGCCATTCGTCGAGGACGCGGTGAAAGTGCTGGCTAAAGACAATGACATTACCGCCAAAATCCACGGCAAAGACCTGCTCTCGTTAGCCGGGGAGCTTTCCGTCCGCCAGGCCGCCGAGGCTTTAAGCAAGCTGACCGGCGTCAAGCCCCCGGTGGACTTCGCGGAGATAGACAAGCTGGCCCGGGAAACGGCCTCGCTTTTGCCCCTCCGCCCCCCGACCATGTGCGCCGGCTGCCCGCACCGCGCCTCCGTTTACGCCATCAATATCGCCGCCCGCCGCTACCAGCAGGCCACCGGCAAGGAGCCGGTAAAGACCGGCGATATCGGCTGCTACGCGCTGGCGGCCAACCCGCCGCTGAGCTCCGATGACGCCGCCGTCTGCATGGGCGGCTCCTTCGGGCTGGCCAACGGCTTTGCCCATGTCCTGGACGTTCCGGTGATCGCCCACCTGGGCGACTCCACCTTTTTCCATTCCGGCATCCCCCCGATGATTAATGCCGTCTATAACAAGTCGAAAATGGTCATGGTGGTGCTGGATAACTCCACCACCGGCATGACCGGCTTTCAGCCCCACCCCGGCGCCACCGGCGACCCCAATCTCGATATCAAAATCGAGGACATCGCCCGGGCTTCCGGTGTCAAGTTCGTGGAGGTGGTGGACGCTTTCGATTTGCCTAAACTTATCGACACCATGGAGCGGGCCATCAAGTTCGAAGGCCCCTCGATGGTCATCGCCCGCCGGCTCTGCAATATCCTGGACCAGCGGGAAAAGCGCAAGAGCGGCGAAAAGACCCTACCCTACGTGGTGGACCCGCAAAAGTGCATGTCCGGCGCGCCGCCGGCCTGCCAGGCCACCTGCCCCCTGCATATTGATATCCGCGGCTACGTGGGACTGATTAAGGATGGCAGGTTCGATGAGGCGCTGGCGCTGATCAAACAGTCCCTTCCCTTCCCCTCCATCATCGGCCGCATCTGCACCCACCCCTGTGAGACCAAATGCAAGCGCAGTGAGGTGGAAGAGGCTATCTCCATCAACGCGCTGAAACGGGCGGCGGCCGACTTCGGAAAATATACCGATGATTTAACCGTCCCCGCCGGGAAAAAAGAAAAAGTGGCGGTGGTGGGCGGCGGCCCGGCCGGCATCATGGCCGCTTACGACCTGCGCAAGGCCGGTTATAAAGTGACCGTCTTCGAGGCCCTGGACAAGCTCGGCGGCATGATGGCCGTGGGCATTCCGGAGTTCCGCCTGCCGCGGGACATCCTGGCTAAAGAGACGGACATTATTAAAAAGCTGGGCGTGGAAATCAAGCTGAACAGCCGGGTTGGCAAAGACGTTAAGCTGGCCGACCTCAAAAAAGAATATAACGCCGTTTTCCTGGCCGTGGGGGCGCATAAGGGTCGCCGCCTCGGCATCGAGAACGATAGCGCCGCCGGCGTTATCGACGGCACCGAGTTTTTGCACAAAGTAAATACCGGCGAGAAGATTAAAGCGGAAGACAAGGTGGTGGTGGTGGGTGGCGGCAACGTGGCTATCGACTGCGCCCGCACCTGCCTGCGTCTGGGCTTTAAGGACGTGAACATCGTTTACCGGCGCTCCCGCCAGGAGATGCCCGCCATCGCCGACGAGGTGATTGAGGCGGAGCACGAGGGCGTCAAGCTGACCCTGCTTGCCGGCCCCAGCAAGGTGGTGGTCAAGAATGATAAAGTGGCCGGGCTGGAGTGCGTTAAAATGCAGCTCGGCGAGCCTGACGCCAGCGGCCGGAGACGCCCGGTGCCGGTAAAAGGCTCGGAGTCCGTTGTCGAGACCGGGCTGATTATCGCGGCGGTGGGGGAAGAGCCGGACCTGGCTTTCATGGGTGGGGAAATGGCGGCGGCGGTAAACGGCGCCTTTATCCAGGCCGACCCGCTGACGCTGGCGACGAACGTTAAGGGCGTGTTCGCCGGCGGGGACGCGGTTACCGGGGCGGCTACGGTTATCCAGGCCCTGGCGGCGGGACGCAAGGCCGCCAAATCCATCGACAAGTACTTCAAGGGCGAGCCTCTGGACCAGGGCCGCGAGGGCGAAGAGGTCTTTGAGAGCAAGCTCATTATAGATACCTGGGACGTGGCCAAAGAGTCCCGGGCGGCCGTGCCGGTGCTGCCGGTGGCGCAGCGTAAAGGCAACTTTAAAGAGGTGGAGACCGGGCTGACCAGGGAGAAGGCTATCAGTGAGGCGCA
- a CDS encoding ComF family protein, whose product MLPPITRLKRVALDLLFPPYCIGCGREGDFICVSCRRQLTVIIPPVCPRCGRPRAVGAPCPGCIGEDSALDGIRAPFLFSGVVRHAIHELKYRNLRATAPRLAAFLDDFLKENPLPGDVLVPVPIHPKRQRERGFNQAALLCRELGRRSGLPVIEGCLVKRTYTPPQARASGVASRLANVADAFACVNEKLKGRQVILVDDVSTSGATLSAGAGTLKSAGALSVWGLALALEL is encoded by the coding sequence GTGCTTCCTCCTATAACCAGACTCAAGAGGGTAGCACTTGACCTCCTTTTTCCGCCGTATTGTATCGGCTGCGGCAGGGAAGGCGACTTTATCTGCGTCTCCTGCCGGCGGCAGCTGACGGTAATTATTCCCCCCGTTTGCCCCAGGTGCGGGCGTCCCCGGGCCGTTGGCGCGCCCTGCCCCGGCTGCATCGGGGAGGATTCCGCATTAGACGGCATCCGCGCCCCTTTCCTTTTCAGCGGCGTGGTGCGCCACGCCATCCACGAGCTTAAGTACCGCAACCTCCGCGCCACGGCGCCGCGCCTGGCCGCTTTTCTGGACGATTTCCTTAAAGAAAACCCCCTCCCCGGCGATGTCCTGGTGCCCGTGCCCATACACCCCAAACGCCAGCGCGAACGCGGCTTCAACCAGGCGGCGCTGCTGTGCCGGGAACTCGGCCGCCGCAGCGGCCTGCCGGTTATCGAAGGTTGCCTGGTGAAACGAACCTACACACCGCCGCAGGCCAGGGCATCCGGTGTGGCGAGCCGGCTGGCCAACGTGGCGGACGCCTTCGCCTGCGTTAATGAAAAGCTAAAGGGCCGGCAGGTTATCCTGGTGGATGACGTGTCTACTTCCGGGGCCACCCTGAGCGCCGGCGCCGGCACGCTTAAGTCCGCCGGGGCTTTATCCGTCTGGGGACTGGCGCTGGCGCTGGAGCTGTAA
- the raiA gene encoding ribosome-associated translation inhibitor RaiA, producing the protein MELQITGTNVEITAATRRYCEKKLGKLDKHLPDIIDVKVEISEENTKSPQQHYLVRATVNSGAGRSVFHAEERAEDLFKAIDKAAAVLTRQLDKHKGKLYDRGRGNPRVRGKFPEPEAAPPRRKVVKTKHFIIEPASLDEAIDQMEKLGHDFYLFYDAEAAAVRLLYRRRDGDYGLIVPEFK; encoded by the coding sequence ATGGAACTGCAAATTACCGGCACCAACGTGGAAATAACCGCCGCGACCCGCCGCTACTGTGAAAAAAAACTCGGCAAGCTGGACAAGCACCTGCCGGACATTATCGACGTGAAGGTGGAAATCTCCGAAGAAAACACCAAGTCCCCCCAGCAGCACTATCTGGTGCGGGCGACCGTCAACAGCGGGGCGGGCCGCTCTGTCTTTCACGCCGAGGAACGGGCGGAAGACCTTTTTAAAGCCATCGATAAAGCGGCGGCGGTCCTGACGCGGCAGCTGGACAAGCACAAGGGCAAGCTTTACGACCGCGGCCGGGGCAACCCCCGGGTGCGGGGCAAGTTCCCGGAGCCTGAAGCCGCCCCGCCCCGCCGGAAAGTGGTCAAGACCAAGCACTTCATCATCGAGCCGGCGTCTCTGGATGAGGCTATCGACCAGATGGAGAAGCTGGGACATGATTTCTATTTATTCTACGATGCGGAAGCCGCCGCGGTGCGGCTGCTCTACCGCCGCCGTGACGGCGATTACGGCTTGATAGTGCCGGAATTTAAATAG
- a CDS encoding 4Fe-4S binding protein produces MAYKINTKKCLKCGLCVTQCPEKAIVVDEKVTEDDGLTLYTTRIDVKKCTDCGACVSHEWWCPAKAIVKG; encoded by the coding sequence GTGGCTTACAAGATAAATACCAAAAAATGTCTTAAGTGCGGGCTTTGCGTCACGCAGTGCCCGGAAAAAGCGATAGTGGTGGACGAAAAGGTAACGGAAGATGACGGCCTGACCCTCTACACGACACGCATCGATGTGAAGAAATGCACGGACTGCGGCGCCTGCGTCTCCCACGAATGGTGGTGCCCGGCCAAGGCTATTGTGAAAGGATAG
- a CDS encoding GNAT family N-acetyltransferase: MNTLKIKAVPPGEIDSVLEVYHECEGFLALGPDANASMQMVLRDMEEAAREGGVFRGIYTEDRLAGVLSYVPGNFEGNPSHAFLTLLMIIPSCRERRFGSRIVAMVEQEILADSRITSILSAVQVNNPRALKFWERNDYRISGGPEARTDGTTVFRLQKDFPAGNKKINQKE, translated from the coding sequence ATGAATACCCTGAAAATTAAAGCAGTGCCCCCCGGCGAAATCGACAGCGTGCTGGAGGTTTACCACGAGTGTGAGGGCTTCCTGGCACTGGGACCGGATGCCAACGCCTCGATGCAGATGGTGCTCAGGGACATGGAGGAGGCGGCGCGGGAAGGCGGCGTCTTCCGGGGGATTTACACGGAAGACCGTCTCGCCGGGGTGTTGAGCTACGTCCCCGGCAATTTTGAGGGCAATCCTTCCCACGCTTTCCTTACCTTATTAATGATAATCCCGTCCTGCCGGGAGAGGCGTTTCGGCAGCCGCATCGTGGCGATGGTGGAACAGGAGATACTGGCGGACAGCCGCATCACCAGCATCCTTTCCGCGGTACAGGTAAATAACCCCCGCGCCCTGAAGTTCTGGGAAAGAAACGACTACCGTATCAGCGGCGGCCCGGAAGCCCGGACGGACGGCACCACCGTTTTCCGCCTGCAAAAGGACTTCCCCGCCGGTAATAAAAAGATAAATCAGAAGGAGTGA